From the Solanum pennellii chromosome 4, SPENNV200 genome, one window contains:
- the LOC107017182 gene encoding phosphatidylinositol 4-phosphate 5-kinase 9-like has translation MTFYEISPQGLVLVPRGSDDSVVVGPHVRGSRLRASSAAGDAEVDLLLPGTARFQIQLGVNMPARAEYIPKEGQTQVFHEVYDVVLYLGIIDILQEYNMSKKLEHAYESIQFDSVSISAVDPTYYSERFLEFIRKVFPTYAVAT, from the exons ATGACTTTCTATGAAATATCACCACAGGGCCTTGTTTTGGTCCCACGTGGAAGTGATGATAGTGTCGTTGTGGGTCCTCATGTCAGAGGCAGCCGATTACGAGCATCATCAGCTGCCGGTGATGCGGAAGTGGACCTCCTCCTCCCCGGGACAGCAAG ATTCCAGATTCAGCTTGGGGTGAATATGCCAGCAAGGGCTGAGTACATACCAAAAGAAGGTCAAACACAGGTGTTCCACGAAGTATATGACGTTGTGTTATACCTCGGGATCATTGATATATTGCAAGAATACAACATGAGCAAGAAGTTAGAACATGCTTACGAATCGATTCAGTTTGATTCTGTTTCCATTTCTGCAGTCGACCCAACGTACTACTCGGAGAGGTTCTTGGAGTTCATTCGGAAGGTCTTCCCTACATATGCTGTAGCAACTTGA